In Silene latifolia isolate original U9 population chromosome 3, ASM4854445v1, whole genome shotgun sequence, a single window of DNA contains:
- the LOC141648030 gene encoding proline-rich receptor-like protein kinase PERK15 isoform X1 → MSTPPPDTPPLITADTFSVPPPAPPPPQTSSGMSRETVTALVVGFGLGGLFVFVAVAIFVFFYRRRINKKLLADSNNDNHFCLPKYDPSAGQAHQWQHHNQPTPDPTPGELPNRLPTQQSSGALGSEKSHSSQSNGLPTPYPSGTFTYEELALVTDNFSSANLLGQGGFGYVHKGVLPNGKEIAVKQLKMGSVQGEREFHAEVDTISRVHHRHLVSLVGYCTSGDERMLVYEFISNKTLEFHLHAEGRPPMSWATRLRIALGAAKGLAYLHEDCHPKIIHRDIKASNILIDDGFEAKVSDFGLAKFASDTDTHVSTRVMGTFGYMAPEYASSGKLTEKSDVYSFGVVLLELITGRRPIDKALPFVDDSMVEWARSLLMQALEGGNFDDLVDQRLEDYDSSEMAQMVACAAVCVHSSARRRPHMSQVVLALEGNLSVEDLLKDLNQDKRTFHGSSDYDSSNQYQEDLKKFRKLALESRDQSTSEYSVITVDHGAPPSSSSTENLHDTQRRETGKSSTGIL, encoded by the exons ATGTCTACGCCGCCACCGGATACTCCGCCGTTAATTACGGCGGACACATTCTCCGTTCCACCGCCGGCGCCACCGCCACCGCAGACTTCATCGGGAATGTCACGGGAGACAGTGACAGCATTAGTGGTTGGATTTGGACTTGGTGGGTTATTTGTCTTCGTTGCCGTGGCTATTTTCGTCTTTTTCTATCGAAGGCGTATCAACAAAAAGTTGCTTGCTGATTCCAACAATGACAATCACTTTTGTCTTCCTAAAT atGACCCTTCTGCTGGACAGGCCCACCAATGGCAGCACCATAACCAGCCTACTCCAGATCCAACACCCGGTGAATTGCCAAACAGATTACCAACTCAACAAAGTTCTGGTGCATTGGGCTCTGAAAAATCACATTCATCACAATCTAATGGTCTTCCAACACCCTACCCTAGTGGCACATTCACTTATGAGGAACTAGCACTAGTAACTGACAACTTCTCGAGCGCTAATCTTCTTGGTCAAGGTGGTTTTGGATATGTACACAAAGGAGTTTTACCTAATGGTAAAGAGATTGCTGTCAAACAGTTAAAAATGGGTAGTGTCCAGGGAGAGCGTGAGTTTCATGCCGAGGTTGACACTATCAGTCGTGTACATCATAGACATCTCGTGTCACTAGTTGGGTATTGCACTTCAGGAGATGAAAGAATGCTTGTATATGAGTTCATCTCAAACAAGACACTGGAGTTCCATTTGCATG CTGAAGGAAGACCACCCATGAGCTGGGCTACAAGGTTGAGAATTGCTTTAGGTGCTGCTAAGGGATTGGCATATCTTCACGAAGATT GTCATCCCAAAATCATACACCGAGATATCAAGGCTTCTAATATTCTTATTGATGACGGGTTTGAAGCAAAG GTTTCGGACTTCGGGCTTGCTAAGTTTGCCTCCGACACAGACACGCATGTATCTACTAGAGTTATGGGAACTTTTGG TTATATGGCTCCTGAGTACGCCTCAAGTGGGAAACTGACTGAGAAATCAGATGTCTATTCCTTTGGGGTCGTGCTTCTGGAACTAATAACAGGGCGTAGACCTATTGACAAAGCTCTGCCTTTTGTGGACGATAGCATGGTTGAATGG GCGAGGTCGTTACTCATGCAAGCTTTAGAAGGTGGAAATTTTGATGATCTTGTTGATCAAAGATTGGAGGACTATGATTCTTCAGAGATGGCTCAAATGGTTGCTTGTGCTGCTGTATGTGTTCATAGTTCAGCAAGACGACGACCACACATGAGCCAG GTTGTACTAGCTCTGGAAGGGAATTTATCAGTTGAGGATCTGTTGAAAGATCTCAATCAAGATAAAAGAACATTCCACGGTAGCTCGGATTACGACTCAAGCAATCAATACCAGGAGGATTTGAAGAAATTCAGAAAGTTAGCCTTGGAAAGCCGAGATCAGAGTACAAGTGAGTACAGTGTGATAACAGTTGACCATGGTGCTCCACCATCAAGCTCCAGTACTGAAAATCTGCATGATACCCAAAGGCGTGAAACCGGCAAGTCTAGTACAGGCATATTGTAG
- the LOC141648030 gene encoding proline-rich receptor-like protein kinase PERK1 isoform X2 produces the protein MTITFVFLNAHQWQHHNQPTPDPTPGELPNRLPTQQSSGALGSEKSHSSQSNGLPTPYPSGTFTYEELALVTDNFSSANLLGQGGFGYVHKGVLPNGKEIAVKQLKMGSVQGEREFHAEVDTISRVHHRHLVSLVGYCTSGDERMLVYEFISNKTLEFHLHAEGRPPMSWATRLRIALGAAKGLAYLHEDCHPKIIHRDIKASNILIDDGFEAKVSDFGLAKFASDTDTHVSTRVMGTFGYMAPEYASSGKLTEKSDVYSFGVVLLELITGRRPIDKALPFVDDSMVEWARSLLMQALEGGNFDDLVDQRLEDYDSSEMAQMVACAAVCVHSSARRRPHMSQVVLALEGNLSVEDLLKDLNQDKRTFHGSSDYDSSNQYQEDLKKFRKLALESRDQSTSEYSVITVDHGAPPSSSSTENLHDTQRRETGKSSTGIL, from the exons ATGACAATCACTTTTGTCTTCCTAAAT GCCCACCAATGGCAGCACCATAACCAGCCTACTCCAGATCCAACACCCGGTGAATTGCCAAACAGATTACCAACTCAACAAAGTTCTGGTGCATTGGGCTCTGAAAAATCACATTCATCACAATCTAATGGTCTTCCAACACCCTACCCTAGTGGCACATTCACTTATGAGGAACTAGCACTAGTAACTGACAACTTCTCGAGCGCTAATCTTCTTGGTCAAGGTGGTTTTGGATATGTACACAAAGGAGTTTTACCTAATGGTAAAGAGATTGCTGTCAAACAGTTAAAAATGGGTAGTGTCCAGGGAGAGCGTGAGTTTCATGCCGAGGTTGACACTATCAGTCGTGTACATCATAGACATCTCGTGTCACTAGTTGGGTATTGCACTTCAGGAGATGAAAGAATGCTTGTATATGAGTTCATCTCAAACAAGACACTGGAGTTCCATTTGCATG CTGAAGGAAGACCACCCATGAGCTGGGCTACAAGGTTGAGAATTGCTTTAGGTGCTGCTAAGGGATTGGCATATCTTCACGAAGATT GTCATCCCAAAATCATACACCGAGATATCAAGGCTTCTAATATTCTTATTGATGACGGGTTTGAAGCAAAG GTTTCGGACTTCGGGCTTGCTAAGTTTGCCTCCGACACAGACACGCATGTATCTACTAGAGTTATGGGAACTTTTGG TTATATGGCTCCTGAGTACGCCTCAAGTGGGAAACTGACTGAGAAATCAGATGTCTATTCCTTTGGGGTCGTGCTTCTGGAACTAATAACAGGGCGTAGACCTATTGACAAAGCTCTGCCTTTTGTGGACGATAGCATGGTTGAATGG GCGAGGTCGTTACTCATGCAAGCTTTAGAAGGTGGAAATTTTGATGATCTTGTTGATCAAAGATTGGAGGACTATGATTCTTCAGAGATGGCTCAAATGGTTGCTTGTGCTGCTGTATGTGTTCATAGTTCAGCAAGACGACGACCACACATGAGCCAG GTTGTACTAGCTCTGGAAGGGAATTTATCAGTTGAGGATCTGTTGAAAGATCTCAATCAAGATAAAAGAACATTCCACGGTAGCTCGGATTACGACTCAAGCAATCAATACCAGGAGGATTTGAAGAAATTCAGAAAGTTAGCCTTGGAAAGCCGAGATCAGAGTACAAGTGAGTACAGTGTGATAACAGTTGACCATGGTGCTCCACCATCAAGCTCCAGTACTGAAAATCTGCATGATACCCAAAGGCGTGAAACCGGCAAGTCTAGTACAGGCATATTGTAG